The Lysobacter enzymogenes DNA segment GCCCGGGCCAGATGCTCAACACCGGCTGCAGCGCCGGCGGCGCCGGCAGCCTGATCTCCTACGACACCTTCCGCACCGACGTCGCGCCGACCCAGGGCTTCCTGATCGACGACTCCGGCCCGATCTTCCCGACCCCGAAGAACGCCAACCCGGCCGAATATCCCTCGCAGCCGCTGATGACCAAGATCCGCGACGTGTGGGGCCTGGACGCGCCCAACGGCCCGCTGGCCTTCCTCGCCGCCGGCCTGCCGCAGATGGACCTCAACGAACTGGGTTCGATCTACCCGGCGCTGTCGAGCAAGCACACCGGCGACCGCCTCGGCCACACCCACTTCTGGCAGGACCTGAACTACTCGTCGTACTCGTACGAGCGTTTCCACGACGACATCGCTCAGGCGCCGAACCAGGCGGCCAAGGAAGCGCTGATCCACGCCAAGTGGGGCACCGACACCCAGCGCCTGTCCGCGCGCCTCAACGGCCTGGACAACTTCGGCGGCTACTTCCCGCAGTACCGCGCGCTCAACGAAAGCCACTGCACCACCATCGTCGACTTCAAGAACGGCGACGTGCAGGCGCAGAACCTGGAACTGAAGAACTTCATCGACTCGGTGCTCGACGGCAACGGCAAGGTGCTCGACGCCAGCGAAACCAGCGATGCGGCCGACAAGGCCAAGCCCTTCAACTTCCTGTACTGGCTGGTGGACCAGCTGATCTGACCGGCGACGCGGCATGAAGCGAAACACTCTCATGCTGGGCCTGGCCCTGACCGCCGCGGCGCTCGCCGCGGCGGTCAGCCTGGGCTCGTGGCCGTTTTCCTCCAGCCGCGCCGCGGCGACCGCGCAGGCCGGCGGCGACGCCGGCGCCGCGTCCGCCGCGGAAGCAGGCTCCGGCGTGCACGCGATGCTCGCCACGCCGCAAGGCCGGCGCTTCCAGCAACGCCGGCAGTTCCAGGACGAGGCCAAGCGCTTCTTCCGCGATGCCGCCGCGCTGGGGCCGGCCGAACGCGAGCGGCGGGCGCAGGCCTTGCAGGCGCAGATCGACCGCTACGAGCAGGCCGACGAAC contains these protein-coding regions:
- a CDS encoding pectin acetylesterase-family hydrolase, translating into MAALSRYVAVALMGGAVAFSSLPSQAEQGDYGFFQTLKNLVSPPKPDNKVQPKQRTGQYPLLSADAGRASGFDPGAYYQWQTVQLPAETGAICGNGSPYKIFVNRVPDTTNTIIYMEGGGACWDYASCTGATGVRGARNPNGVPDDYMKLLNPGASLVSPFVTRVSPFDAVKTQGWNMVYVPYCTGDIYSGDKVAVYDDPSGQKPPLVWHHNGLRNTRAIIAWLKDNLPRPGQMLNTGCSAGGAGSLISYDTFRTDVAPTQGFLIDDSGPIFPTPKNANPAEYPSQPLMTKIRDVWGLDAPNGPLAFLAAGLPQMDLNELGSIYPALSSKHTGDRLGHTHFWQDLNYSSYSYERFHDDIAQAPNQAAKEALIHAKWGTDTQRLSARLNGLDNFGGYFPQYRALNESHCTTIVDFKNGDVQAQNLELKNFIDSVLDGNGKVLDASETSDAADKAKPFNFLYWLVDQLI